From a region of the Gossypium raimondii isolate GPD5lz chromosome 10, ASM2569854v1, whole genome shotgun sequence genome:
- the LOC105775519 gene encoding uncharacterized protein LOC105775519, with the protein MKSKTIDSFFKKKSTETTQSPSEASQIEVPHSSFVPLNPDARPSKIPRVEDEALDLSNLERELGLRCAFRGHDESSGSKNCGNFLEFLSLLASYCGKVEDILKSAPKNASYTSSTIQKEILQIYANRVRNVIREEIGDRKFSIIMDEARDKSKKEQMTIILKFADKQRQVKEQFFDIVHVKYIASLTLKNLALVATAREVVEVHQFFKDLSDIINIASASSKRHDELQKAQAVEITRLVSINELATGTRMNQIGTLQRPGETRWSSHLNLVTSLLKMYNATSTILENLKNTASNYSQRGGVHKTYNRLRYFEFIFILHMMKEVLGITDNLCQALQRPSQDILNAMSLVLTTKGLIQNLKDDGWNELVKNVIYFCETWELDFPDMNVQYIVGCSYNKKEDVTVEHHYQVDIFFATIDTQLQELKSRFYENVAELLTFTTALDHKELFKLFDINKICILVNKFYLEDFSQQEKECLPYELKHYELDVCKHPNMRKISTLSELCKSLVENGKSVMYPLVDRLICLILTLPVSTATSRWKMIF; encoded by the exons ATGAAGTCGAAAACAATTGAttcgttttttaaaaagaaaagtacaGAGACTACACAATCACCTTCAGAAGCGTCACAAATTGAGGTACCACATTCATCGTTTGTTCCTTTAAACCCTGATGCTCGTCCTTCTAAAATTCCTAGAGTTGAAGATGAGGCACTTGATTTGTCTAACTTAGAACGTGAACTTGGATTAC GGTGTGCTTTTAGAGGTCATGATGAAAGCTCAGGATCAAAAAATTGTGGGAactttcttgaatttttatcaCTATTAGCATCGTATTGTGGGAAAGTTGAAGATATTTTGAAAAGTGCTCCAAAAAATGCTAGTTATACTTCTTCAACAATACAAAAAGAGATATTGCAAATTTATGCCAATAGAGTTCGTAATGTAATTCGTGAAGAAATTGGTGACAGAAAGTTCAGCATTATTATGGATGAAGCAAGAGACAAGTCAAAAAAAGAGCAAATgacaattattttgaaatttgctGATAAACAAAGACAGGTAAAAGAACAATTTTTTGATATAGTCCATGTTAAATATATTGCATCATTGACTTTGAAGAAT TTAGCATTGGTTGCAACAGCTAGAGAAGTGGTTGAAGTGCATCAATTCTTTAAAGACTTGTCtgatattattaatattgcTTCGGCTTCTTCCAAACGACACGATGAATTACAAAAAGCCCAAGCAGTTGAAATAACTCGTTTGGTATCCATCAATGAGTTAGCAACTGGAACAAGAATGAATCAAATTGGCACTTTACAACGTCCTGGTGAGACTCGATGGAGTTCCCATTTAAATTTAGTTACTAGTTTACTGAAGATGTACAATGCTACTAGCACAATTcttgaaaatctaaaaaataccGCTTCTAACTATTCTCAGCGAGGAGGTGttcataaaacatataatagaTTAAgatattttgagtttatttttattttgcatatgATGAAGGAAGTTTTAGGGATTACTGATAACCTTTGTCAAGCTCTGCAACGTCCTTCTCAAGATATATTAAATGCCATGAGTTTAGTTTTGACAACGAAAggtttaatacaaaatttaaaagatgatGGATGGAATGAATTGGTgaaaaatgtaatatatttttgtgAAACTTGGGAGTTGGATTTTCCAGATATGAATGTTCAATACATTGTGGGTTGTAGTTATAACAAGAAGGAAGATGTTACAGTGGAGCATCATTATCAAGTGGATATATTTTTTGCTACAATAGATactcagttgcaagaattgaaaaGCAGGTTTTACGAAAATGTTGCCGAGCTTCTCACTTTTACTACAGCTTTAGATCATAAGGAGCTTTTCaagttatttgatattaataaaatttgcatTCTTGTAAACAAGTTCTATCTAGAAGATTTTTCTCAACAAGAGAAAGAATGTCTCCCATATGAGTTGAAGCATTATGAACTTGATGTATGTAAGCATCctaatatgagaaaaatatcaACACTTTCTGAACTTTGCAAAAGCTTAGTTGAAAATGGAAAGTCAGTCATGTACCCACTCGTTGACAGATTGATTTGTCTTATATTGACTCTTCCAGTTTCAACAGCAACCTCAAGatggaaaatgattttttaa